The following are encoded together in the Bradyrhizobium algeriense genome:
- the hutC gene encoding histidine utilization repressor → MSLSIDRDTADKPTLYKQIRLDIERRILTGEWPPGHRIPFEHQLMTRYGCSRMTVSKALSELAQADLIERRRRAGTFVRRPKFLSAVLTIPDIRAEITALGRSYGYQLIRSSRRAANATDRERLGVRKTGKVIAISCRHSADGVPFAIEDRLIDLDAVPEAATADFAIEPPGTWLLHHVPWTEAEHSISAIVADEQTATALDIAIGAPCLVIERHTWRSARTLTAVRLVYPGESHKLVARFKGG, encoded by the coding sequence ATGAGCCTCTCGATCGATCGCGACACCGCCGACAAGCCGACGCTGTATAAGCAGATCCGGCTCGACATCGAGCGCCGCATCCTGACTGGCGAATGGCCGCCGGGTCATCGCATCCCGTTCGAGCACCAACTAATGACGCGCTATGGCTGCTCGCGAATGACTGTCAGCAAGGCGCTGTCAGAACTGGCGCAAGCCGATCTCATCGAGCGGCGGCGGCGGGCCGGTACGTTTGTGCGCCGTCCCAAATTCCTGTCAGCAGTCCTGACGATTCCAGACATTCGCGCGGAGATTACCGCGCTCGGCCGCAGCTATGGCTATCAGTTGATCCGAAGCTCGCGCCGGGCGGCAAACGCCACCGACCGTGAACGCCTTGGAGTACGGAAAACCGGCAAGGTGATCGCGATCTCGTGCCGCCACAGCGCCGATGGCGTGCCGTTCGCGATCGAGGACAGGCTGATCGATCTCGACGCTGTGCCCGAAGCCGCCACGGCGGATTTTGCGATCGAGCCGCCCGGCACGTGGCTGCTCCACCATGTCCCCTGGACGGAGGCCGAACATTCGATCAGCGCGATCGTGGCTGACGAGCAGACCGCAACGGCGCTGGACATTGCGATCGGCGCGCCCTGCCTCGTGATCGAGCGGCACACCTGGCGCAGCGCACGGACGCTGACCGCCGTGCGCCTCGTCTATCCCGGCGAGTCCCACAAACTGGTTGCCCGCTTCAAGGGCGGCTGA